Proteins encoded in a region of the Halostella limicola genome:
- a CDS encoding acyl-CoA dehydrogenase family protein encodes MEDAFDYADHEEGRHVNYWALDPALRRELERVYAADEFEWARPRLEEFGEVVGGTVADNADYVDDHGPELDTYDKHGDAANRVRYPAEHVENERLVYESGIVADAFRAPPGRAEPMPFSHYLGMLYLLSYADPGLACPVAMTAGAALVLEKYDDGDLAAYYDSLTARDHGDLIEGAMFLTEKQGGSDVGATETTATYDDETECFRLDGEKWFCSNIDAEGTLALARTPDAPDGTAGLSMFLVPHTTTDGELNDQLYRRLKDKLGTISVPTGEVEFRGAEAYLVGEEEAGFRQMADMLNLERLSNAAASCGIMGRCLLESAIHAANREAFGNPIQEYPLMREDLVDMTVDHEAATAFVFEAARLFSARERAERAGEDADEAYRLMRALIPIAKLRTGRMAVDTASYAMEVQGGNGYVNDFVTNRLLRDAQVLPIWEGTENVLSLDLLRALDREDAHEPLLDAIQSRLDDVSHPGLADAAATVEAEYHDLATALATLAGEDEEYAQLSAKRLAHYTFEVFAAALLLSEAQAGIDDGDGRTALVARRFVDTHLADREARGIAGGDRTPVERFDAIVRHAPVDPDAVSEAAPADD; translated from the coding sequence ATGGAAGATGCGTTCGACTACGCCGACCACGAGGAGGGGCGACACGTCAACTACTGGGCGCTCGACCCGGCGCTCCGGCGGGAACTGGAGCGGGTGTACGCCGCAGACGAGTTCGAGTGGGCACGGCCCCGTCTGGAGGAGTTCGGCGAAGTCGTCGGGGGGACCGTCGCCGACAACGCGGACTACGTCGACGACCACGGCCCGGAACTGGACACGTACGACAAGCACGGCGACGCGGCGAACCGGGTCCGCTACCCCGCCGAACACGTCGAGAACGAGCGGCTCGTCTACGAGTCGGGGATCGTCGCCGACGCGTTCCGCGCCCCGCCGGGGCGGGCTGAGCCGATGCCGTTCAGCCACTACCTCGGGATGCTGTACCTGCTCAGCTACGCGGACCCCGGCCTCGCCTGCCCCGTCGCCATGACGGCCGGCGCGGCGCTTGTCTTAGAGAAGTACGATGACGGCGACCTCGCGGCGTACTACGATTCGCTGACGGCGCGCGATCATGGCGACCTCATCGAGGGGGCGATGTTCCTCACGGAGAAGCAGGGCGGGAGCGACGTGGGAGCGACCGAGACGACGGCGACGTACGACGACGAGACCGAGTGCTTTCGACTCGACGGCGAGAAGTGGTTCTGCTCGAACATCGACGCCGAGGGGACGCTCGCGCTCGCCCGGACGCCTGACGCGCCCGACGGGACCGCGGGGTTGTCGATGTTTCTGGTCCCGCACACCACGACCGACGGGGAGCTGAACGACCAGCTCTACCGCCGCCTGAAGGACAAGCTCGGCACTATCTCCGTGCCGACCGGCGAGGTCGAGTTCCGGGGCGCGGAGGCGTACCTCGTCGGCGAGGAGGAGGCGGGGTTCCGGCAGATGGCGGACATGCTCAACCTCGAACGGCTCTCGAACGCGGCGGCGTCCTGTGGGATCATGGGCCGCTGCCTCCTCGAAAGCGCGATCCACGCCGCCAACCGGGAGGCGTTCGGGAACCCCATCCAGGAGTACCCGCTGATGCGCGAGGACCTCGTCGACATGACCGTCGACCACGAGGCCGCGACGGCGTTCGTCTTCGAGGCGGCGCGGCTGTTCTCGGCGCGGGAGCGCGCCGAGCGCGCGGGCGAGGACGCCGACGAGGCATACCGCCTGATGCGCGCGCTGATCCCGATCGCGAAGCTCCGGACGGGGCGGATGGCGGTCGACACCGCGTCCTACGCGATGGAGGTCCAGGGCGGCAACGGCTACGTGAACGACTTCGTCACCAACCGCCTGCTCCGGGACGCGCAGGTGCTGCCCATCTGGGAGGGGACGGAGAACGTCCTCTCGCTCGACCTCCTGCGCGCGCTCGACCGCGAGGACGCCCACGAGCCGCTGCTCGACGCGATCCAGTCGCGACTGGACGACGTCTCTCACCCCGGCCTCGCGGACGCGGCCGCGACCGTTGAGGCGGAGTACCACGACCTCGCGACCGCGCTCGCCACGCTCGCAGGCGAGGACGAGGAGTACGCGCAGCTATCGGCGAAGCGGCTCGCGCACTACACCTTCGAGGTGTTCGCGGCCGCGCTGCTGCTCTCGGAGGCGCAGGCCGGGATCGACGACGGCGACGGGCGCACCGCGCTGGTCGCCCGCCGGTTCGTCGACACCCACCTCGCCGACCGCGAGGCCCGCGGGATCGCGGGCGGCGATCGGACGCCGGTCGAGCGGTTCGACGCCATCGTCCGGCACGCGCCCGTCGACCCGGACGCGGTCAGCGAGGCCGCGCCTGCCGACGACTGA